TCCCTGTGCTGGCTTTGGCTGAGCTCAGGGTCCCGGCCAGCCGCCTCCCGTCCCAGAGCGTCACCGAGATGTCACCGCAGGCCCTGGGGACCTCCCGTCCCGGAGGGATGCGTGGGGGACCCTTGGTGGCATCCGTTCAGGCTGGCAGGAGCGTGGCAGGCTGTGACGCTGCTCCGTGTCTGCGCCCGCCCTCGCAGGCTGTGCGGTCTGGTCCTGACGCAGCCCGTGGCACGGCAGAACGGGGACGGGCTCGACGCCAGCTCCTGGGTGCGATGAGGGTGCTGGCCGGGGGGGTGGGTTGTGACTGCTGGGGTAAGTCCCCTTGTCCCCTCCATCTCGTCCCTGCCATCCCAATcccctgaggaggaggaggggaaggaccAAGTCCTTTGTTTACCACCTCGGAGGCCACCCTGCCCCACATCCCCGGTGGCACCAGGGCCCCCAGCAGGAAGCGAGAACCGGTTTCTTTGTGCTCCCGACTGACGCCACGGACCACAGCGGGGCGCCCGGGGTGGGAGGCCACTTCCTTCGCCCGCACCACGTGCCCCCGCGGGGGAAGGCAGCCACCACCCAGTTTCAAACCCGAACGGTGCCACATCCTGCCACCgggcccagccctgcctgcaagGACGGGGTCGTGCCAGCCTTGCTGGGGACAGATGGACTCAGCCGTCACAGCATGGCCACCTCTGTGGGGACATCGCTGGCACCCCACACTCTGCCGGCATCCTCGGCCCGTGGGAGGCCCTGTCCCACCAGTGGTACTTGTTCCTGGCTTTTCAGGGTCCCACACGTGGTATAATGAGTCCCTGTGACGTGCACGGCCTTTGGGACAACCCAGTACAAAGCTCGTTGGTGCTCCACGGGCTGGGGGTCCCTGTGGGAGAGGTTCGGGCTGCGCAGCGGGTGCCACCGTCCCCTTTCTGCAGATGGCACCGATGGCCAAAACGGGTCCTGTGGGGGCAGCCCCTCGTGGGCTGCTTGGGTGCCTGGTCCCACCTGGCGCTCCCTTGGGGCTGCGAGAGCCACCAGGCATTGGTCTGACCCTTCTGGAGGGTTTTATCCATTCCTGTGGAGGGATGGGGACCGCGAGGACAGGGCTCCCTCCAGAAAAAGTGGCACCGGGGCTGGCACCAATCTGTGCCGGTCGCCCATGGTGGATCCCGCGTGCAGTAGCCCAGGACGTGTTATTGCAGCAGCAACCCGGGGTGTCCTGGCTCCGCCACTGCCTCGTCTGCCTCAGGACCTGTCCGGCCGCTCCGATGCAGCCCCGGCGGCCTCGCAGTGAGGCTATTTCTGGCCTCGCAGCCTAATTTTAGCCTCGCCGCTGAGCTGTCCTGCGTGCTGCTGTGCGAGCTGCCTGCTGCgggcagctgggagggagcagccAGGCTCCAGGCAGCCCGGCCAGAGCCAGACGAATACCGGCTCGGCGTGGTGGCGTGGGGCCCTAGGCAGCTTGGGGACCGTGGCTTCAGCCTCCGTGCGGGCTCCTTTCCGCCCGTATCGCCCTGTTTTGGCTGATTGCAAAAGCAGTCTGGCAGGTAGTTGGTGGAGATGGGTGCTGAGGTTTCCACTCCTGCCCAGCGCGTTGGCACCTTTCCTCTTGGACAGGCTGCCCCGTGGCTCCCCAAGTCCCTCCCTGCTCGGCTCTGATCCCGCCCCAAACCCCACAGGATGTCTTTTCCCCAGGGACGTGGGTGTCCCAGGGGTAGTGCCTGGTGGTGCCTGCACCCCACATCCCTGTGCTGGGGAAGCCAAAACTGGAGGTTACGGTGACTCGGAGCAGGGCGGGGGCTGTGCACTGTTTCCATGTGCCGTGGCTCCATGTTGCCAGGCTGCAGGCTCTCCCAGCgagcagcagcctcagctcctGCTTTCCTTAGGGCTGAATCGCCAAGAAATGGGTCTTTTGGGAAATTAAATCATCCATGACTCAAAGAGAGCTTCCTGCATGGCCGAGGTGTGTGTGCAACGCACCTGCAGGCGGCCTGTCCGAGGCTCTGCAGGTCACCCTGCGGTGTCCCTCCAGGACCCACCTCGtgcaccccagcaccctgcaggcaggagctgagcccGGGGTGCCCCGGAGCCCCCAGCCGCAGCGAGGAGCAGTTTCGGCGGCCGCCTCGTGCTGCTCGGGGAGCGGAAACCACGTCACGTCCTGCtcgggcggccccgggggctggcGGTGGCTGCGGAGAGGCCGATGTGGGGTGGGGAGGCGGCGGCCAGGTTGTGTAATGCTGGCATGAAGGGACGGGGTGACACGCAACACCCTGCCCCCAGATCAGGTCTCCAAAGAAGCGCTGATTTCACCACCTCGGCTCATTGCATGCCCGCAGGGACGGCTTGGAGCCGTCCGTCACCATCACGCCATGGGGACTCGGCCACGTCTCCAGGCCCTGTCCCCATGTAGGGTGGCTGAGCAGTGACCAAAAGGCTCAGCTGGGGACGGGACCTGGGCTGGCTGAGGCTGGGAGCATGGTGTGCTCGTGACATGGGCGCGTGGCTCCATTTTTCCCTCCAGCACCCCACgtcctgccctgtcccccccccaacacccagCGCCCTCTGCCGCGGAGACCCCAGACACCCCCAGGCAGGGACATTGCTGACAGGTCCGCGATGCCAGATGGTGGTGTGATAGTTCCTGGGGAAAGCAATGTCCCCTTGGTCCCGCCGGTGGGCAGGGACACCGGGTGCTGCGTGAATGGGGGGTACCACAGCCCACAGAGAGGTTTTGGGGACACCCCTGACCCCTGTCTCCCCGCAGAGCTCCATGAACCTGCCCCCCGACAAGATGAAGCTGCTCAGCCAGTATGACAACGAGAAGAAATGGGAGCTCGTCTGCGACCAGGTGAGGTCCAAGTGCAGTGACGCCTTgctggccccgctgctggcCCTGTCCCCAAACGCCACACAGGGCTGGTGGCCGCTGGCCTCAAATCTGAGGCTCTTCAAATGGAGCTGAGTGCTGGCATCCATCTCTGTTAGCGAGACAGCGTGTTATTAACCTGATTAAACATTTAAGCGTGACCATCTGCAGCACGGGGTGTGGGTGGCCGCAGCGTGCCCgggcagcactgggagcagggacaAGGCGCAGAGCAGGGTGGCATTTCCCCATGCCACAGGCAGGTGgcttcagcctctctctgtggCTTGTAGGAGCGCTTCCAGGTGAAAAACCCACCGTCTGCCTACATCCAGAAGCTGAAGAGCTACTTGGACACGGGCGGCGTGAGCAGGAAGGTGAGGGCTCCCTTGCACCCCACGGGTCCGCCCTTGTCCCTTGGGGCCAGGCCTGGTGCCAACGGCTCTCCCTGTCCCCCAGTTCAAGCGACGAGTGCAGGAGTCGACGCAGGTGCTCCGGGAGCTGGAGATTTCCTTAAGGACC
The sequence above is drawn from the Cygnus olor isolate bCygOlo1 chromosome 25, bCygOlo1.pri.v2, whole genome shotgun sequence genome and encodes:
- the LOC121059572 gene encoding collagen alpha-1(II) chain-like; amino-acid sequence: MPGGSRSPKGAPGGTRHPSSPRGAAPTGPVLAIGAICRKGTVAPAAQPEPLPQGPPARGAPTSFVLGCPKGRARHRDSLYHVWDPEKPGTSTTGGTGPPTGRGCRQSVGCQRCPHRGGHAVTAESICPQQGWHDPVLAGRAGPGGRMWHRSGLKLGGGCLPPRGHVVRAKEVASHPGRPAVVRGVSREHKETGSRFLLGALVPPGMWGRVASEVVNKGLGPSPPPPQGIGMAGTRWRGQGDLPQQSQPTPPASTLIAPRSWRRARPRSAVPRAASGPDRTACEGGRRHGAASQPATLLPA